The following are from one region of the Shinella sp. PSBB067 genome:
- a CDS encoding transglycosylase domain-containing protein — translation MAGNRKSQRIEPSFQGAAGRDDDDFHVGAGDRVAGGGGRRGRGKPPKAELPRRGSARRREPSRGGIFGLLRRLVYWCLVLGLWGAIGVGGLVLYYGARMPSATSWSIPDRPPNVKILSVNGDIVANRGLTGGEALSLENMSPYIPQAVIAIEDRRFYAHFGIDPLGLARAMLTNLTSGRMVQGGSTLTQQLAKNMFLSPERTLERKVQEVLLALWLEHKYSKDQILAMYLNRVFFGSNSYGVEAASRRYFNKSARDVNLGEAALLAGLLKAPSRLSPARDPEAAEARAQVVLGAMREEGYVTDNEIKTAMSQTPARARSYWSGAQYYAADMVMAQLPGMIGDIKEDLVIDTTIDLDLEKKADETLSAMLDKEGAKSNASQAALVSIDGTGAIRALVGGRDYAESQFDRASKARRQPGSAFKPFVYAAALEAGRSPLSVRNDAPVRIGKWTPENYDQKYRGEVTLASALANSLNTIAAQLVMEVGPGEVVKLARRLGIESELQANASIALGTSEVTLVELTAAYAPFMNGGYKATPHIIRRISTADGTVLYENTYDNPPRVLEPNIVSMMNGMMMRVITEGTGKNARIPGWPAAGKSGTTQSFRDALFVGYTSNLTTGVWFGNDDGKSMKKVTGGGLPAKAWGEFMTAAHAGLSPSPLFGTANGDPLQDPARAAPEEGGDQLFDIISRTLDTDQRPAGNGEAVATDRTGAVPLDDGLIPPADVGGEHRTGTRRTTLFDFLTGG, via the coding sequence ATGGCAGGCAACCGCAAATCCCAGCGCATCGAGCCGTCCTTCCAGGGAGCGGCGGGGCGAGACGACGACGATTTCCACGTCGGCGCGGGTGATCGCGTGGCGGGCGGCGGCGGGCGCAGGGGCCGCGGCAAGCCGCCGAAGGCCGAGCTGCCGCGGCGCGGTTCGGCCCGGCGGCGCGAACCCTCGCGCGGCGGCATTTTCGGCCTCCTGCGCAGGCTCGTCTACTGGTGCCTCGTGCTTGGCCTTTGGGGCGCCATCGGCGTCGGCGGGCTGGTGCTCTATTACGGCGCGCGCATGCCGAGCGCCACGAGCTGGTCGATCCCCGACCGGCCGCCGAACGTCAAGATCCTGTCGGTCAACGGCGACATCGTCGCCAATCGCGGCCTCACCGGCGGCGAGGCGCTGTCGCTGGAGAACATGTCGCCCTACATTCCCCAGGCTGTCATCGCCATCGAGGACCGGCGCTTCTACGCGCATTTCGGCATCGATCCGCTCGGCCTTGCCCGCGCGATGCTGACCAACCTCACCAGCGGGCGCATGGTCCAGGGCGGCTCGACGCTGACGCAGCAGCTCGCCAAGAACATGTTCCTCTCGCCCGAGCGCACGCTGGAGCGCAAGGTGCAGGAGGTGCTGCTCGCCCTCTGGCTGGAGCACAAATACAGCAAGGACCAGATCCTTGCGATGTATCTCAACCGCGTCTTCTTCGGCTCGAATTCCTATGGCGTGGAAGCGGCCTCGCGGCGCTACTTCAACAAGTCGGCGCGGGACGTCAATCTCGGCGAGGCGGCGCTTCTGGCCGGCCTCCTGAAGGCGCCCTCCCGCCTTTCGCCGGCCCGCGACCCGGAGGCGGCGGAAGCGCGCGCGCAGGTCGTGCTCGGTGCCATGCGCGAGGAAGGCTACGTCACCGACAACGAGATCAAGACGGCGATGTCGCAGACCCCGGCGCGGGCGCGCAGCTACTGGTCCGGCGCGCAATACTACGCCGCCGACATGGTGATGGCGCAGCTTCCCGGCATGATCGGCGACATCAAGGAAGACCTCGTCATCGACACGACGATCGACCTCGACCTGGAGAAGAAGGCCGACGAGACGCTCTCGGCGATGCTCGACAAGGAAGGCGCGAAATCCAACGCCTCGCAGGCGGCCCTCGTCTCCATCGACGGCACGGGGGCGATCCGCGCGCTTGTCGGCGGGCGGGACTATGCGGAAAGCCAGTTCGACCGCGCCTCCAAGGCCAGGCGCCAGCCGGGCTCGGCCTTCAAGCCCTTCGTCTATGCCGCGGCGCTGGAGGCCGGCCGTTCGCCGCTTTCCGTGCGCAACGACGCGCCGGTGAGGATCGGCAAGTGGACGCCCGAGAACTACGACCAGAAATACCGCGGCGAGGTGACGCTCGCCTCCGCGCTCGCCAATTCGCTGAACACCATCGCCGCGCAGCTCGTCATGGAGGTCGGTCCGGGCGAGGTGGTCAAGCTCGCCCGCCGGCTCGGCATCGAATCGGAGCTGCAGGCGAACGCCTCCATCGCGCTCGGCACCTCGGAGGTGACGCTGGTGGAGCTGACCGCGGCCTATGCGCCCTTCATGAACGGCGGCTACAAGGCGACGCCGCATATCATCCGGCGCATCTCGACAGCGGACGGCACGGTGCTCTACGAGAACACCTACGACAACCCGCCCCGCGTGCTGGAGCCGAACATCGTCTCCATGATGAACGGCATGATGATGCGCGTCATCACCGAGGGAACCGGCAAGAACGCCCGCATTCCCGGCTGGCCGGCCGCCGGCAAGAGCGGCACGACGCAGTCCTTCCGCGACGCGCTCTTCGTCGGCTATACCAGCAACCTGACGACCGGCGTCTGGTTCGGCAACGACGACGGCAAGTCGATGAAGAAGGTGACGGGCGGGGGACTTCCCGCCAAGGCCTGGGGCGAGTTCATGACCGCCGCCCATGCCGGCCTGTCACCCTCCCCGCTCTTCGGCACCGCGAACGGCGACCCGCTGCAGGACCCGGCCCGCGCCGCGCCGGAAGAAGGCGGCGACCAGCTCTTCGACATCATTTCCCGCACGCTCGACACCGACCAGCGGCCCGCCGGCAACGGCGAAGCGGTGGCGACCGACCGGACGGGCGCGGTCCCCCTCGACGACGGCCTGATCCCACCGGCCGATGTCGGCGGCGAGCACCGGACCGGCACGCGCCGCACGACCCTCTTCGATTTTCTCACCGGCGGGTGA
- a CDS encoding BA14K family protein, with translation MKTTIKTGLSAAMAVAMFATSFVSAPAFAMPLPKAGVSQSTDVEQVQYRHRNGWYNGHRGYRHNRHGYRRHSDGWWYPLAAFGAGAIIGGAIANDGYSRPRHAGINPRHTDWCYARYRSYRAYDNTFQPNYGPRRQCFSPYY, from the coding sequence ATGAAGACAACGATCAAGACCGGCCTTTCCGCCGCCATGGCCGTCGCCATGTTCGCCACGTCCTTCGTATCCGCGCCGGCTTTCGCCATGCCGCTGCCGAAGGCGGGCGTTTCTCAGAGCACGGATGTCGAGCAGGTGCAGTACCGCCACCGCAACGGCTGGTACAACGGCCATCGCGGCTATCGCCACAACCGCCACGGCTATCGCCGCCACTCGGACGGCTGGTGGTATCCGCTGGCAGCCTTCGGCGCCGGCGCGATCATCGGCGGCGCGATCGCCAACGACGGCTATTCCCGTCCGCGTCACGCCGGCATCAACCCGCGCCATACCGACTGGTGCTATGCGCGCTATCGCTCGTACAGGGCCTACGACAACACGTTCCAGCCCAACTACGGCCCGCGCCGCCAGTGCTTCTCGCCCTACTATTGA
- a CDS encoding lysylphosphatidylglycerol synthase domain-containing protein, translating into MKRLRKFFWPLVSTVAIVLSVYILYKDLRGLSLDEFMASIHAIPTSGWALACVATLVAYAALAAYDHLALEHLGHRISLWFITVTSFTTYALSHNIGASVFSGALVRYRAYTSKGLSGSEVGVLVAFCSFTFALGTFMLFGLVLVLEPEIIERFADFLPIEAAFSTGVFILALVALYVVGSLVGFRPIDTRWLKLQYPKPSLVFRQLIIAPIELIGAAGIIYFVLPAEGNPGFFVVLGIFLASFSVALLSHAPGGIGVLELVFLAGLPDMDPAVVLAALAVFRLFYLIIPFVMALVVILFYERSRFLARARNGED; encoded by the coding sequence ATGAAACGGCTGAGGAAATTCTTCTGGCCGCTCGTCAGCACCGTCGCGATCGTCCTGTCCGTCTACATCCTCTACAAGGACCTGCGCGGTCTTTCGCTCGACGAGTTCATGGCGAGCATCCACGCCATTCCGACGTCCGGCTGGGCGCTCGCATGCGTGGCAACGCTCGTCGCCTATGCGGCGCTGGCGGCCTACGATCACCTCGCGCTCGAGCATCTCGGTCACCGCATCTCGCTGTGGTTCATCACCGTCACCTCCTTCACCACCTATGCCCTGTCGCACAATATCGGCGCCTCGGTGTTCTCCGGCGCGCTGGTGCGCTACCGGGCCTATACGTCGAAGGGGCTCAGCGGGTCGGAGGTGGGCGTTCTCGTCGCCTTCTGCTCCTTCACCTTCGCGCTCGGCACCTTCATGCTGTTCGGCCTCGTGCTGGTGCTGGAGCCGGAGATCATCGAGCGCTTCGCCGATTTCCTGCCGATCGAGGCGGCCTTCTCGACCGGCGTCTTCATCCTGGCGCTGGTCGCGCTCTATGTCGTGGGCAGCCTCGTCGGCTTTCGCCCGATCGACACGCGCTGGCTCAAGCTGCAGTATCCCAAGCCCTCGCTCGTCTTCCGCCAGCTCATCATCGCGCCCATCGAGCTGATCGGCGCGGCCGGCATCATCTATTTCGTGCTGCCGGCGGAGGGCAATCCCGGTTTCTTCGTCGTGCTCGGCATCTTCCTCGCCTCCTTCTCCGTGGCGCTGCTCTCCCATGCGCCGGGCGGCATCGGCGTGCTGGAGCTCGTCTTCCTCGCCGGCCTGCCCGACATGGACCCGGCCGTGGTGCTGGCGGCGCTTGCCGTCTTCCGGCTCTTCTATCTCATCATTCCCTTCGTCATGGCGCTGGTCGTCATCCTCTTCTACGAGCGATCACGGTTTCTTGCACGGGCGAGGAACGGCGAGGATTGA